In the Phaseolus vulgaris cultivar G19833 chromosome 7, P. vulgaris v2.0, whole genome shotgun sequence genome, one interval contains:
- the LOC137830494 gene encoding uncharacterized protein isoform X3, with translation MHSVRMEACDCPPTHHVPSEDQSNSSVLPGGKPPHIVVQNGDVQAEGYNCHSEYSQVEQENFYWGSKKNRRNKNRSPVKVSQVGEKPRSSVQESEKQRKVGNDSFLRILFWQFHNFRMLLGSDLLLFSNEKYVAVSLHLWDVTRQVTPLTWLEAWLDNVMASVPELAICYHRNGVVQGYELLKTDDIFLLKGISEDGTPAFHPHVVQQNGLSVLRFLRDNCKQDPGAYWLYKGAGEDDIQLFDLSVIPKNRSSDDSDDASRSLPSSISRGRSDAVYSLGTLLYRIAHRLSLSMAATNRARCVRFFRKCLEFLDDSDHLAVCAIAHEQFARLILNYDDELNLTSESLALECELTVTEAKESSWDVENSNSERGGAHEVFYLLPGAKSGEHGNMIEHLESECSVKMVSEGHKPTSGELIAVSNTESTNQEGGDVPISYSVVSSSVCEVCPVSTPVVQTVADPISSKLAAVHHVSQAIKSLRWMRQLLSTEPEVMDQFTENHDRPSSSFNVSVCACGDADCIEVCDIREWLPTSKLDHKLWKLVLLLGESYLALAEAYKEDGQLHQALKVIQLSCSVYGSMPPHLEDTKFISSMVSGSSLQRKLIDLNENTWGDDVKDETVNGYIERKSSAYLFWAKAWALVGDVYIEFHRIKGKEISIQDPKKPATRELRMSSEVVKEVKRLKKKLVQMNQNCSSCSLVNCSCQSDRASSGNSASSSSADVGFMTHSRKHSKRLSTKNANYLPPKDLEDEFIHGKENGNDFVGQIEHINYGGDLNQTDPLESRMEIESLAAVNPITHEGSSGVEASCSRVVSQSENNSNETQKLKNGGIFEYVVEPRVGNAESNLLAALKCYEEARQALLKLPNSLSELQSVVKKKGWVCNELGRIRLENKDSFKAELAFTDAIDAFREVSDHTNIILINCNLGHGRRALAEEMVSKIENLKLHNIFHSAYNHALETAKLKYLESLRFYGAARLELNAMNDHDDSVTSNLRNEAHTQFAHTYLRLGMLLARENTTAVYENGSLEDTYVSHTKPQDRKARKDLRKHEISANEAIREALSVYESLGELRKQEAAYAYFQLACYQRDCCLKFMNSGNKKSILPKGENSAVQRVKQYASLAERNWQKALDFYGPTTHPNMYLTIVMERSALSLSLSSYLHSNVVLESALAHMLEGRHVSDTNGDTFSTSYPELHAKYWSQLQMLLKRMLATILSSTANKTPCQPSSTSSRFGDGGKIKELYKMSLKANDMIQLHNMHTFWIS, from the exons ATGCATTCAGTCAGAATGGAGGCGTGTGATTGTCCACCAACACATCATGTTCCATCAGAAGATCAATCAAATTCTTCTGTACTTCCTGGAGGAAAACCACCCCATATTGTGGTACAAAATGGTGATGTTCAAGCTGAAGGATACAATTGCCATTCTGAGTACTCACAGGTTGAGCAGGAAAACTTCTATTGGGGGAGCAAGAAGAACAGGAGAAATAAGAACCGTAGTCCAGTAAAGGTGTCACAAGTTGGTGAAAAACCCAGATCATCAGTGCAGGAATCTGAAAAACAAAGGAAAGTTGGTAATGATAGCTTTCTTAGGATTTTATTCTGGCAGTTTCATAACTTCCGCATGCTCTTGGGAAGTGATCTACTTTTATTCAGTAATGAAAAGTATGTTGCTGTGAGCTTGCATTTATGGGATGTCACACGACAG GTCACGCCTTTGACTTGGCTTGAAGCATGGTTAGACAATGTCATGGCAAGTGTACCTGAGTTGGCTATTTGTTATCATCGCAATGGTGTTGTTCAGGGGTATGAGCTTTTGAAAACAGATgacatttttcttttgaaaggtATATCAGAGGATGGGACACCCGCATTTCATCCTCATGTTGTACAGCAAAATGGTTTGTCTGTTTTGAGATTCCTTCGGGATAATTGCAAACAGGATCCTGGAGCGTATTGg CTTTATAAAGGTGCTGGTGAAGATGATATACAACTTTTTGATCTTTCCGTTATCCCCAAAAACCGTTCATCAGATGACAGTGATGATGCTTCAAGGTCCTTGCCATCATCAATCAGTAGGGGTAGAAGTGATGCAGTATATTCATTGGGAACTCTCCTCTATCGAATTGCTCACAGGCTTTCCCTATCAATG GCTGCTACAAATAGGGCTAGGTGTGTGAGGTTCTTTAGAAAGTGTTTGGAATTCCTTGATGATTCAGACCATTTG GCCGTATGTGCAATAGCTCATGAACAATTTGCAAGGCTGATTTTAAATTATGATGATGAGTTGAATTTAACTTCTGAATCTCTGGCTCTAGAATGTGAACTAACTGTTACTGAAGCCAAAGAGTCATCTTGGGATGTTGAAAACAGTAATTCTGAACGAGGAGGTGCCCATGAGGTATTTTATCTGCTTCCTGGTGCCAAATCAGGTGAACATGGAAATATGATTGAGCATTTAGAATCAGAATGTTCTGTGAAGATGGTTTCTGAAGGACACAAACCCACGTCTGGGGAACTGATAGCAGTCAGTAACACGGAATCAACCAACCAGGAAGGGGGGGATGTACCAATCTCCTATTCTGTTGTTAGCTCTTCAGTTTGTGAAGTGTGTCCAGTTTCAACACCTGTGGTTCAGACAGTTGCCGATCCAATCTCATCCAAGTTAGCTGCTGTACATCATGTGTCACAGGCCATTAAGTCTCTGAGATGGATGCGACAGCTTCTGAGCACAGAACCAGAGGTGATGGATCAATTCACTGAAAACCATGATAGACCATCATCATCTTTTAATGTTTCTGTTTGTGCCTGTGGAGATGCTGACTGTATTGAAGTTTGTGACATTCGAGAATGGCTTCCAACGTCCAAGTTGGATCATAAGTTGTGGAAGCTTGTTCTTTTGCTTGGAGAATCATATTTGGCACTTGCAGAAGCTTATAAGGAGGATGGCCAACTGCATCAAGCATTAAAGGTAATTCAGCTATCATGTTCTGTTTATGGATCAATGCCTCCACATCTTGAAGACACAAAATTTATTTCTTCAATGGTTAGTGGCTCATCCTTACAGAGAAAACTCATTGATCTGAATGAAAACACATGGGGGGATGATGTAAAAGATGAGACTGTTAATGGCTATATTGAAAGGAAGTCTTCTGCCTACCTTTTCTGGGCAAAGGCATGGGCACTAGTAGGAGATGTTTATATTGAATTCCATAGGATAAAGGGTAAAGAAATCTCAATACAAGATCCGAAAAAACCTGCAACCAGAGAATTGAGAATGTCATCTGAGGTTGTGAAGGAAGTTAAAAGGCTGAAAAAGAAGTTGGTTCAAATGAACCAGAACTGCAGTTCATGTTCCTTGGTAAACTGCAGCTGCCAGAGTGACAGAGCTAGCAGTGGAAACAGTGCAAGCAGTAGTAGTGCAGATGTGGGCTTCATGACTCATAGTAGAAAGCATAGTAAACGATTGTCTACTAAAAATGCCAATTACTTGCCTCCGAAAGACCTAGAAGACGAGTTCATTCATGGCAAGGAGAATGGAAATGATTTTGTTGGCCAAATTGAGCATATTAATTATGGTGGAGATTTGAATCAGACAGATCCTCTTGAGAGTAGAATGGAAATTGAATCTTTAGCTGCTGTAAACCCTATAACCCATGAGGGATCCTCAGGGGTGGAAGCCTCATGTTCTAGAGTTGTATCTCAATCGGAAAATAATTCAAATGAAACACAGAAACTAAAAAACGGTGGGATATTTGAGTACGTAGTTGAACCTCGAGTGGGAAATGCAGAGTCCAATCTTTTAGCTGCTTTAAAGTGCTATGAAGAAGCTAGACAAGCATTACTTAAACTTCCAAATAGTTTGTCTGAGTTACAATCCGTAGTTAAAAAGAAAGGGTGGGTTTGCAATGAATTGGGCCGAATCAGACTTGAGAATAAAGATTCATTTAAGGCTGAACTAGCATTTACAGATGCTATAGATGCATTCAGAGAAGTTTCAGATCACAccaacataatattaataaactgTAATTTAGGCCATGGCAGACGGGCTTTGGCTGAGGAGATGGTATCTAAAATAGAGAATCTAAAGCTACATAATATTTTCCATAGTGCATACAATCATGCATTGGAAACTGCAAAACTGAAATATTTAGAGTCCCTTAGATTTTATGGGGCAGCAAGGTTAGAACTGAATGCCATGAATGATCATGATGATTCTGTGACAAGCAACTTGAGGAATGAGGCACATACACAGTTTGCTCATACTTATCTCCGGCTTGGAATGCTTTTGGCAAGAGAAAATACTACAGCAGTTTATGAAAATGGATCGTTGGAAGATACATATGTAAGTCACACGAAGCCCCAAGACAGAAAAGCCAGAAAAGATTTGAGAAAGCATGAGATTTCAGCCAATGAGGCCATTAGGGAAGCATTATCCGTGTATGAGTCACTAGGTGAATTGCGCAAACAGGAGGCTGCATATGCTTACTTCCAATTGGCTTGCTATCAGAGAGACTGTTGTTTGAAATTTATGAATTCTGGAAATAAGAAAAGCATTTTGCCTAAAGGAGAAAATAGTGCTGTGCAGCGAGTAAAACAGTATGCATCTCTGGCAGAGAGGAACTGGCAAAAGGCGCTGGATTTCTATGGCCCTACAACTCATCCTAATATGTATTTGACTATTGTTATGGAGAGATCAGCTCTTTCATTAAGCCTTTCAAGCTATTTACACTCCAATGTG GTGCTGGAATCAGCTTTGGCACATATGCTTGAAGGACGCCATGTTTCAGATACTAATGGGGACACTTTCAGTACCAGTTATCCTGAATTACATGCAAAATATTGGAGTCAGTTACAGATGCTTTTGAAGAGAATGTTGGCCACGATACTTTCATCGACTGCAAACAAAACTCCTTGTCAACCATCTTCGACATCTAGCAGATTTGGAGATGGTGGAAAGATCAAAGAACTCTACAAGATGTCCCTTAAGGCTAATGATATGATCCAATTGCATAACATGCACACCTTTTGGATATCGTGA